One segment of Peromyscus leucopus breed LL Stock chromosome 5, UCI_PerLeu_2.1, whole genome shotgun sequence DNA contains the following:
- the Lyrm4 gene encoding LYR motif-containing protein 4 isoform X2 — MAASSRAQVLDLYRAMLRESKHFSAYNYRMYAVRRIRDAFRENKNVKDPVEIQALVNKAKRDLEIIRRQTHDVTHSEA; from the exons CTCCAGCCGCGCACAAGTGTTAGATCTGTACCGGGCGATGCTGAGAGAGAGCAAGCATTTCAGCGCCTACAATTACAG AATGTATGCTGTCAGGAGGATAAGAGATGCCTTCCGAGAAAATAAGAATGTAAAGGATCCTGTAGAAATTCAAGCCCTGGTGAATAAAGCCAAAAGAGACCTTGAAATAATCCGTAGACAG ACTCATGATGTGACCCATTCTGAAGCCTGA